The following proteins come from a genomic window of Canis lupus dingo isolate Sandy chromosome 20, ASM325472v2, whole genome shotgun sequence:
- the LRRC25 gene encoding leucine-rich repeat-containing protein 25 — MEGSLVWMLLLPLLLQNPGSQALSCNVSSGDVNWTMEFTATCLNFSGQGLRLPQNQSLQARNLVHLDLSGNNLQELPLLFFKLLEKLQVLDVTNNSLDRVDPDLAMLCQLDLKADCSCVLKSWHQVRQNNCSGQEPPKCQDTATGAWHNVSAFLAASCSSGLSLTIVALVASGTLLLVLTIAGLGLAWRFRGRWTASPRDLDKTWAAQDGSRSVAGKQPRYSSRGFSPKPPAAAQPRLSTPDYENVFVGQPDAGHQWAENGVHSSEDSDFYMNYEGPDHSSQPVYCNLQSVYRGPLD, encoded by the exons ATGGAGGGCTCCCTGGTGTGGATGCTGCTGTTGCCACTGCTGCTGCAGAATCCAGGCAGCCAAGCGCTTTCCTGCAACGTGTCCTCCGGGGACGTGAACTGGACCATGGAGTTCACGGCCACATGCCTGAATTTCAGTGGCCAAGGCCTCAGACTGCCCCAGAACCAGTCTCTGCAGGCCAGGAACCTGGTTCACCTTGACCTGTCTGGCAACAATCTTCAAGAGCTACCATTGCTCTTCTTTAAACTCCTGGAAAAGCTGCAGGTCCTAGATGTGACAAACAACTCACTGGACCGCGTGGACCCGGACCTGGCTATGCTCTGTCAACTTGACCTGAAGGCTGACTGCAGCTGTGTCCTAAAATCCTGGCACCAGGTCCGACAGAACAACTGCTCTGGCCAAGAGCCTCCGAAGTGCCAGGACACAGCCACTGGGGCCTGGCACAATGTGTCTGCCTTCCTGGCGGCTAGCTGCTCCTCTGGCCTGTCCTTGACCATCGTGGCACTGGTGGCCAGTGGAACCCTGCTCCTCGTGCTCACCATTGCTGGCCTAGGTCTGGCCTGGAGATTCCGGGGACGCTGGACGGCCAGTCCCCGGGACCTGGACAAAACGTGGGCTGCTCAGGATGGTTCTAGGTCTGTGGCTGGCAAGCAGCCAAGGTACAGTAGCCGGGGCTTCAGCCCTAAGCCCCCGGCGGCTGCCCAGCCCAGACTCTCCACACCCGACTATGAGAATGTGTTTGTGGGCCAGCCAGATGCCGGGCACCAGTGGGCCGAAAATGG GGTTCACTCATCAGAGGACAGCGACTTCTACATGAACTACGAGGGCCCCGACCATTCCTCCCAGCCTGTCTACTGCAACCTGCAGTCCGTGTACCGGGGCCCGCTGGACTAA